One part of the Nostoc sp. PCC 7120 = FACHB-418 genome encodes these proteins:
- a CDS encoding NAD(P)/FAD-dependent oxidoreductase: MQQASHPTVILGGGFAGLFTALHLSQQNYSYPIILIEQRDRFSFKPLLYELLSGELHSQQVYPRYQELLAGSKVKFVQDTVQSIDIHQQRVDTVSGQAFHYSNLILALGSKTTYFATPGAAEYAMPFTSGEQAIALRQHLRHKLYQAIQTSDSERRRLLLTVAIIGAGPSGIELACTLADLLPIWYDELGGDGSEIHVVLVNRSREILKGDVNSHLRCTVERAMKNRLIPVDFLFDAAVTKITPDGVECRRHGQIQMLQAGTIAWTAGTAPHPLLMELPVSQNRGRLLVKPTLQLSNFPEIFAAGDCATDSDHPQPPTAQVAYQQGIAIAQNLQRISQNKPTIPVQVQLRGTLMKLGLNEGVANLFNKVQIKGQAGHLIREGTYLQLLPNSAHNLKVTTEWLTDELFQRHRAVTPMQLGQTPWLSGVATTVAALIFATPLVWRVAQPAQFQQNLSWTGVPTLLNYLTPSR; encoded by the coding sequence ATGCAGCAAGCATCTCATCCCACAGTCATCCTGGGTGGTGGCTTTGCTGGACTGTTTACGGCTCTGCACTTAAGCCAGCAAAATTACTCCTATCCAATTATTTTAATAGAACAGCGCGATCGCTTTAGCTTCAAACCATTATTGTATGAATTACTGAGCGGCGAACTGCATAGTCAACAAGTATATCCTCGTTATCAAGAGCTGTTAGCTGGTAGCAAAGTTAAGTTTGTCCAAGACACGGTGCAATCGATTGATATACATCAGCAGAGAGTTGATACCGTCTCTGGTCAAGCCTTCCACTACAGCAACTTGATATTAGCACTCGGTAGCAAAACAACTTATTTTGCTACTCCCGGAGCGGCAGAATATGCAATGCCCTTTACTTCTGGGGAACAGGCGATCGCACTCCGCCAACACTTGCGTCATAAGTTATATCAAGCCATTCAAACATCCGACTCAGAACGTCGTCGCCTACTGTTAACTGTGGCCATCATTGGTGCTGGGCCATCTGGTATTGAATTGGCCTGTACATTAGCCGATTTACTCCCCATTTGGTACGACGAGTTGGGCGGTGATGGTAGTGAAATTCATGTTGTCCTCGTCAACCGCAGTCGGGAAATTCTCAAAGGCGATGTTAATAGCCATTTGCGCTGCACTGTCGAACGCGCCATGAAAAATCGCCTCATTCCCGTGGACTTTTTATTTGATGCTGCTGTCACGAAAATTACCCCTGACGGTGTAGAGTGTCGGCGACATGGGCAAATACAGATGTTACAGGCAGGAACGATCGCTTGGACTGCTGGTACTGCACCTCATCCTTTATTAATGGAATTACCCGTTTCTCAAAATCGAGGGCGGTTACTGGTAAAACCTACATTGCAACTGTCCAATTTTCCCGAAATCTTCGCGGCGGGTGACTGTGCCACAGATAGCGATCATCCCCAACCACCCACAGCCCAAGTAGCCTATCAACAAGGAATTGCGATCGCTCAAAATCTCCAACGAATCAGCCAAAACAAACCAACCATTCCCGTACAAGTCCAACTGCGCGGCACTTTGATGAAACTAGGACTCAACGAAGGTGTTGCCAACTTATTCAACAAAGTGCAAATCAAAGGACAAGCAGGCCATTTGATTCGAGAAGGAACATATTTACAACTACTACCCAACTCTGCTCACAACCTGAAAGTTACAACCGAGTGGCTAACAGACGAATTATTTCAGCGTCACCGTGCTGTTACCCCCATGCAGCTGGGACAAACACCTTGGTTGTCTGGAGTCGCCACCACCGTAGCTGCACTAATTTTTGCCACCCCCCTAGTTTGGCGAGTAGCCCAACCTGCCCAATTTCAGCAAAACCTGAGTTGGACAGGCGTTCCCACCTTACTCAATTACCTAACACCCAGCCGCTAA
- a CDS encoding DoxX family membrane protein gives MKKYLLNLHTAVTVNRITIGLFFFLSGIANYLNFSVPNGFYQTVITQKLQIIGPGIPPGWEGVGPLPWLIAVPYAWSLPLAEIVLGVLFALNYWVRWTGLLLILMTFSIILAFGIVPAGSLFPNGAESFNKNILFMTLIWMCIAYDAYEQKMSRRRSQAMADYAVTATDEE, from the coding sequence ATGAAGAAATACCTACTCAACCTCCACACAGCCGTTACCGTCAATCGCATCACCATCGGCTTGTTCTTCTTCCTCTCCGGTATTGCCAACTACTTAAATTTCAGTGTTCCTAACGGTTTCTACCAAACAGTCATAACTCAAAAACTGCAAATAATTGGCCCTGGAATTCCCCCAGGATGGGAAGGTGTAGGGCCGCTACCTTGGTTAATAGCGGTTCCTTATGCTTGGTCGTTACCTTTAGCAGAAATCGTCCTGGGAGTCTTGTTTGCCCTCAACTATTGGGTGCGGTGGACAGGTTTATTATTAATTCTCATGACATTTAGCATCATTCTCGCATTTGGTATTGTTCCCGCAGGTAGCCTATTTCCCAATGGTGCAGAGAGCTTTAACAAAAACATTCTCTTCATGACCTTAATTTGGATGTGCATTGCCTACGATGCTTACGAACAAAAAATGAGCCGTCGTCGTAGTCAAGCAATGGCTGATTATGCTGTTACGGCTACTGACGAAGAATAG
- the mfd gene encoding transcription-repair coupling factor encodes MAFSSIVRALARSPLTTELISKLNRQQDLRLNGISRLPKGLVTSALAQNSGNNLFVVCATLEEAGRAYAQLEAMGWQTVHFYPTSEASPYEPFDPETEMTWGQMQVLADLVKSQQSTVNSQQSTVNSQQSTVNGQQSTVNGQQNKIAVVATVGALQPHLPPPDAFIPFSLTLTRGLEFDLDTFSEKITILGYERVPLVETEGQWSRRGDIVDVFPVSSELPVRLEWFGDEIEQIREFDPNTQRSALDKITQIVLTPTSFAPIITTALENSAEYQVLSSELSSDSTLTEGSRRFLGLAFERPASVLDYLSENTLIAIDEPEQCHAHSDRWVENAEEQWSLGTGEADLGSVQLPKIHRSFEECLADVTRFKTLYLSELSEENSGVNLASRSVPVTPHQFAKLADTLRQERDRNFSIWLISAQPSRSVSLLQEHDCPAQFIPNPRDYQAIDKLQINHTPVALKYSGLAELEGFILPTYRLVVITDREFYGQHSLATPSFVRKRRQAASKQVDPNKLRQGDYVVHRSHGIGKFVKLESLTINDETRDYIVVQYADGLLRVAADQVGSLSRFRTTGDKAPELHKMTGKAWDNTKNRVRKAIKKLAVDLLKLYAARSQQQGFAYPQDMPWQEEMEDSFPYQATTDQLKAVQDVKRDMESDRPMDRLVCGDVGFGKTEVAIRAIFKAVTSGKQVALLAPTTILTQQHYHTLKERFSPYPVNVGLLNRFRTAEERRNIQKRLATGELDIVVGTHQLLGKSVSFKDLGLLVIDEEQRFGVNQKEKIKSLKTQVDVLTLSATPIPRTLYMSLSGIREMSLITTPPPTRRPIKTHLSPRNPESVRSAIRQELDRGGQVFYVVPRVDGIEEITANLREMVPGARFAIAHGQMDESELESTMLTFSNGDADILVCTTIIESGLDIPRVNTILIEDAHRFGLSQLYQLRGRVGRAGIQAHAWLFYPKQRELSDAARQRLRAIQEFTQLGSGYQLAMRDMEIRGVGNLLGAEQSGQMEAIGFDLYMEMLEESIREIRGQEIPKVDDTQIDLNLTAFIPADYITDIDQKMSAYRAVAAAKSKDELTQIAAEWSDRYGTLPVSANQLLRVMELKQLAKKLGFSRIKPESKQHVVLETPMEEPAWNLLAANLPEHLKTRFVYSPGKVTVRGLAVLKADQQLQSLIDALGRMQGAIADTADYTA; translated from the coding sequence ATGGCTTTTTCTTCTATTGTGCGTGCCTTGGCGCGATCGCCACTCACCACTGAATTAATTTCTAAGCTCAATCGCCAGCAAGATTTGCGATTAAATGGCATTTCCCGCCTACCAAAGGGCTTGGTGACTTCCGCTTTGGCGCAAAATTCTGGCAATAACTTATTTGTGGTTTGTGCCACTTTAGAAGAAGCCGGGCGCGCTTACGCACAGTTGGAAGCGATGGGATGGCAAACAGTACATTTTTATCCCACTTCAGAAGCCTCTCCCTACGAACCATTTGACCCGGAAACGGAAATGACTTGGGGTCAGATGCAAGTCCTTGCTGATTTGGTTAAGAGTCAACAGTCAACAGTCAACAGTCAACAGTCAACAGTCAACAGTCAACAGTCAACGGTCAACGGTCAACAGTCAACAGTCAACGGTCAACAAAATAAAATAGCCGTCGTTGCTACTGTTGGAGCCTTGCAACCCCATTTACCACCACCAGATGCTTTTATTCCTTTTTCCCTGACTCTCACGCGGGGGCTGGAATTTGATTTAGATACCTTCAGTGAGAAAATTACTATTTTGGGATATGAGCGTGTTCCCCTGGTGGAAACAGAGGGACAGTGGAGCCGCCGGGGGGATATTGTCGATGTGTTTCCAGTTTCCTCAGAGTTGCCGGTACGGTTGGAATGGTTTGGGGATGAAATTGAGCAAATCCGGGAATTTGACCCCAATACTCAACGTTCGGCGCTTGACAAAATAACGCAAATTGTGCTTACGCCTACAAGTTTTGCTCCTATTATTACGACTGCACTTGAGAATAGTGCTGAATACCAAGTGCTAAGTTCTGAGTTAAGCTCTGACTCAACACTCACAGAAGGTAGCCGGCGCTTTTTGGGGTTGGCTTTTGAGCGACCTGCATCTGTTTTGGATTATTTGTCAGAAAATACTTTAATTGCGATTGATGAGCCAGAACAGTGTCATGCTCATAGCGATCGCTGGGTGGAAAATGCAGAGGAACAATGGTCACTGGGAACGGGAGAAGCGGATTTGGGAAGTGTACAATTGCCCAAAATTCATCGGTCTTTTGAGGAATGTTTGGCTGATGTGACTCGATTTAAAACCTTATATTTATCAGAACTATCTGAAGAAAATAGCGGGGTAAATTTAGCTAGTCGGTCTGTGCCGGTGACACCCCACCAATTTGCTAAACTGGCAGACACATTAAGACAAGAGCGCGATCGCAATTTCTCGATTTGGTTAATTTCGGCTCAACCTTCCCGTTCTGTTTCTCTACTACAAGAACACGATTGTCCGGCGCAGTTTATCCCCAATCCCCGCGATTACCAAGCGATTGACAAGCTGCAAATCAACCACACCCCTGTAGCTTTGAAATATTCTGGTTTGGCGGAACTGGAAGGTTTTATTCTCCCTACCTATCGCCTAGTAGTCATCACCGACCGCGAATTTTATGGTCAACACTCCCTCGCTACACCGAGCTTTGTCCGTAAGCGTCGTCAGGCGGCTTCTAAGCAAGTTGACCCTAATAAGCTGCGTCAAGGGGATTATGTAGTTCACAGAAGTCATGGGATTGGCAAGTTTGTCAAGCTGGAGAGTCTGACAATTAATGATGAAACTCGTGATTATATTGTGGTGCAGTATGCTGACGGTCTGTTGAGGGTTGCGGCTGATCAAGTAGGTTCCTTGTCTCGGTTCCGCACGACGGGAGATAAAGCGCCGGAACTGCATAAAATGACGGGGAAAGCTTGGGACAATACCAAAAATCGTGTCCGTAAGGCGATTAAAAAATTAGCAGTAGACTTGCTGAAATTATATGCAGCGCGATCGCAACAGCAAGGTTTCGCCTATCCCCAAGATATGCCTTGGCAAGAGGAAATGGAAGATTCTTTTCCCTACCAAGCGACAACCGACCAGCTAAAAGCCGTCCAAGATGTAAAACGGGATATGGAAAGCGATCGCCCAATGGATCGTTTAGTATGTGGTGATGTGGGTTTCGGGAAAACGGAAGTGGCGATTCGCGCTATTTTCAAAGCGGTGACTTCCGGTAAACAAGTCGCCCTCCTCGCACCGACAACCATTCTCACCCAGCAACATTACCACACCCTCAAAGAACGCTTTTCCCCATACCCTGTGAATGTTGGGTTACTGAATCGTTTCCGCACAGCCGAAGAACGGCGGAATATTCAAAAGCGATTGGCGACTGGTGAGTTAGATATTGTGGTAGGGACGCACCAACTTTTAGGTAAAAGTGTCAGTTTCAAAGATTTAGGACTGTTGGTCATAGATGAGGAACAACGATTTGGGGTGAACCAGAAGGAGAAAATTAAGTCCTTGAAAACCCAAGTTGACGTATTGACTCTCTCCGCTACTCCCATTCCCCGCACCTTGTATATGTCCTTGTCTGGGATTCGGGAAATGAGTTTAATCACCACACCACCCCCTACCAGACGACCAATTAAAACCCATCTTTCCCCCAGAAACCCGGAAAGTGTACGCAGCGCTATTCGTCAAGAACTTGACCGGGGTGGGCAGGTATTTTATGTAGTTCCACGGGTTGATGGCATCGAAGAGATTACCGCCAATTTGCGAGAGATGGTTCCCGGAGCCAGATTTGCGATCGCCCACGGGCAAATGGATGAGAGCGAGTTAGAATCAACCATGCTCACTTTCAGCAATGGTGACGCAGATATTTTGGTATGTACCACAATTATTGAATCTGGCTTAGATATTCCCCGTGTCAACACCATCCTGATTGAAGATGCTCACCGCTTTGGTTTATCCCAACTTTACCAGTTACGGGGACGGGTGGGACGTGCAGGGATTCAAGCCCACGCCTGGTTATTTTACCCCAAGCAAAGAGAGTTATCTGACGCAGCCCGGCAACGATTACGAGCGATTCAGGAATTTACTCAACTTGGTTCCGGCTATCAATTAGCCATGCGCGACATGGAAATCCGGGGGGTGGGTAACTTGCTTGGTGCAGAACAATCCGGTCAAATGGAAGCAATCGGGTTTGATTTATACATGGAAATGTTGGAAGAATCAATTCGAGAAATTCGCGGTCAAGAAATTCCCAAAGTTGACGATACTCAAATTGACCTCAACCTCACCGCCTTTATCCCCGCCGATTACATTACCGACATCGACCAAAAAATGAGTGCATATCGTGCGGTAGCGGCTGCTAAGTCCAAAGACGAGTTAACCCAGATTGCAGCCGAGTGGAGCGATCGCTATGGTACTTTACCAGTCAGCGCCAATCAACTCTTGCGGGTAATGGAACTGAAACAACTAGCCAAAAAATTAGGATTTAGCCGCATCAAGCCAGAAAGTAAACAGCACGTGGTTTTAGAAACCCCAATGGAAGAACCTGCATGGAATTTACTGGCGGCGAACTTACCAGAACATCTCAAAACCCGCTTTGTTTACTCTCCTGGTAAAGTCACCGTCAGAGGTTTAGCAGTCCTCAAAGCAGATCAACAATTGCAAAGCTTGATTGATGCGTTAGGGAGAATGCAGGGAGCGATCGCAGATACAGCAGACTATACAGCTTAA